A genomic stretch from Coffea arabica cultivar ET-39 chromosome 10c, Coffea Arabica ET-39 HiFi, whole genome shotgun sequence includes:
- the LOC113713526 gene encoding uncharacterized protein — protein sequence MEHHTTTTRAEAERLLGIAEKLLRNRDFAGCKEFAVLAQETEPLVDGSEQILAVAQVLLASEKRIGQHNDWYSILQLPNRTDDSDLVRKQYRRFALLLHPDKNKFEFAESAFRLVADAWNVLSDPVQKSAYDKELSFFTKIDLAAMKRQKDLQQRQQQRQHKDDVSNQKLPVRRSSRGNNTANNASGAGNNASNVNSSTPNTARASGRRSNLSNSGSGGGGAMRGQRGATTTFWTVCPYCYNLYEYPRLYEGCCLRCENCERAFTGMEISAMPPTVPGKEAYYCCWGFFPMGFASGDLDGGKGVDASGFPNWMPPMFPGNEENNNRNVGGNAGVGMESGRKEQKTAKVARVSNPSAKKRGRPRKNVINV from the coding sequence ATGGAACATCACACCACCACCACCCGAGCTGAAGCCGAACGCTTACTAGGAATCGCCGAGAAACTTCTCCGCAACCGCGACTTTGCCGGCTGTAAAGAGTTCGCCGTCTTAGCTCAAGAAACCGAGCCCTTAGTCGACGGCTCCGAGCAGATCTTAGCCGTAGCCCAAGTCTTGCTAGCTTCCGAAAAGCGTATCGGCCAACACAACGACTGGTACTCTATTCTCCAACTCCCCAACCGCACCGATGACTCCGACCTCGTTAGGAAACAGTACCGCCGTTTCGCTCTTCTTCTCCACCCGGACAAGAACAAGTTCGAATTCGCCGAATCCGCTTTCCGCCTGGTTGCCGATGCATGGAACGTTCTCTCCGATCCCGTCCAGAAATCCGCCTACGATAAGGAGCTGTCGTTTTTTACCAAGATAGATCTAGCTGCTATGAAGAGGCAGAAAGATTTACAACAGCGGCAGCAGCAGCGCCAACACAAGGATGATGTCTCCAATCAGAAATTGCCCGTCCGGCGAAGCTCCAGGGGAAATAATACCGCTAATAATGCTAGTGGTGCTGGTAACAATGCTAGCAATGTCAATAGCTCTACACCCAACACTGCCCGGGCTTCGGGCCGGAGGAGTAATTTGAGCAATAGCGgaagtggtggtggtggggCCATGAGGGGACAAAGGGGGGCTACAACGACGTTTTGGACGGTGTGTCCGTACTGTTATAATCTTTACGAGTATCCCAGGCTTTACGAGGGGTGTTGTTTGAGGTGTGAGAATTGCGAGAGGGCGTTCACTGGGATGGAGATTTCGGCAATGCCGCCCACGGTGCCGGGGAAAGAGGCGTATTACTGTTGTTGGGGTTTTTTTCCGATGGGTTTTGCGAGCGGGGATTTGGATGGTGGGAAGGGTGTTGATGCTTCTGGGTTTCCGAATTGGATGCCTCCGATGTTTCCGGGTAATGAGGAAAACAATAATAGAAATGTTGGGGGTAATGCTGGGGTGGGGATGGAGAGTGGGAGGAAGGAGCAGAAGACTGCGAAGGTGGCAAGAGTGTCAAATCCGAGTGCTAAAAAGAGAGGTAGGCCTAGGAAGAATGTGATCAATGTATGA
- the LOC113713611 gene encoding uncharacterized protein At5g64816-like — translation MVDWWWSIVAAAIPAVVAGQAFRMKNRRAEEQRLKSARGREKSSDEIFVCERVCTSKRMLKKVGAFSKDPTPDTCVTVCGVSELDACADACARTVCVNQHQVPNWNDICLKRCQSECLRLSNSSAMSS, via the coding sequence ATGGTGGATTGGTGGTGGTCTATAGTTGCAGCTGCAATACCAGCTGTGGTTGCAGGGCAGGCTTTCAGGATGAAGAACAGGCGAGCGGAAGAGCAGAGGTTAAAGAGTGCTCGGGGTCGCGAAAAGAGCTCAGATGAAATATTTGTTTGTGAGAGGGTGTGTACTTCGAAGAGGATGCTGAAGAAGGTTGGCGCATTTTCTAAAGACCCAACTCCTGATACTTGCGTGACTGTTTGCGGTGTTTCTGAGCTAGATGCTTGCGCTGATGCTTGTGCCCGGACTGTCTGTGTTAATCAACATCAAGTGCCTAATTGGAATGACATTTGTCTTAAGAGGTGTCAAAGTGAGTGCCTTAGGCTCTCAAATTCTTCTGCTATGTCTTCATAG